From one Formosa sediminum genomic stretch:
- a CDS encoding SRPBCC family protein: MGVYQFKRQQSFKQPIETLWDFISNPKNLKTITPDYMGFDIVTEDLPNLMYEGMIIHYKVSPVLGIKTTWVTEITHVKDTHYFVDEQRVGPYKIWHHQHFLEATREGTLMKDIVTYQPPFSILGDIANSIMIEKKLIEIFEYRTTVLNQLFGN, from the coding sequence ATGGGAGTGTATCAATTTAAACGTCAGCAATCATTCAAGCAACCTATAGAAACCTTATGGGATTTTATATCTAACCCTAAAAACCTTAAAACAATAACGCCAGATTATATGGGGTTTGATATCGTTACAGAAGACTTACCTAATTTGATGTATGAGGGCATGATTATTCACTACAAAGTCTCCCCTGTTTTAGGAATAAAAACGACTTGGGTTACAGAAATTACTCATGTAAAAGATACTCATTATTTTGTAGATGAACAACGTGTTGGACCTTATAAAATATGGCATCATCAGCATTTTTTAGAAGCAACTCGAGAAGGCACATTAATGAAAGACATTGTAACCTATCAGCCACCTTTTAGTATTTTAGGAGATATTGCAAACAGCATCATGATTGAAAAAAAATTAATTGAAATTTTTGAATATCGCACCACTGTACTTAACCAATTGTTTGGAAATTAA
- a CDS encoding leucine-rich repeat-containing protein kinase family protein: MTHTLEALQSGALHGTKHLKLACGLTTFPDEILELADTLEILDLSDNKLSSLPERISELKQLKIIFFARNAFTEYPTVLGNFPNLNMIGFKSNQIHTVAEHIFPPKLNWLILTDNAIKTLPQSIGNCTQLQKCALAGNKIEALPNTMAQCKNLELLRISANHLTTIPDWLFHLPKLSWIAFGGNPATYKQPINTTFEAFTWDDFKIDQLLGEGASGHISKAKWISRNKAIALKIFKGDVTSDGLPDDEMEVSIAAGAHESLIPVLGKIKNHPEQKNGLIMTLISPTYKNLGNPPNFATCTRDVFDDETVFNSLDILKVARNIASVCEQIHNRGINHGDLYAHNILINNTADCLLGDFGAATFYDNNTNQAQNIQRVEVRAYGCLLEDLLSLVPETELTPKFKASWQKLIADCMLPDVKSRPSFAELIARLTIISK; this comes from the coding sequence ATGACGCATACTTTAGAAGCATTACAATCGGGAGCACTACACGGCACTAAACACTTAAAATTGGCCTGTGGATTAACTACCTTTCCTGATGAAATATTAGAATTAGCAGACACTTTAGAAATCTTAGATTTATCAGACAATAAACTGTCTAGTTTACCAGAACGCATTAGCGAACTTAAACAGTTAAAAATTATATTTTTTGCAAGAAATGCTTTTACCGAATACCCAACAGTTTTAGGAAACTTCCCAAATTTAAATATGATAGGTTTTAAATCTAATCAAATTCATACGGTGGCAGAGCATATTTTTCCTCCAAAATTAAACTGGTTAATTTTAACAGATAATGCCATTAAAACCCTACCTCAAAGTATTGGAAATTGTACACAATTACAAAAATGTGCTCTAGCTGGAAATAAAATTGAAGCATTACCAAACACAATGGCACAATGTAAAAATTTAGAGCTATTAAGAATTTCTGCGAACCATTTAACAACAATTCCCGATTGGTTATTTCATTTACCTAAATTATCTTGGATTGCTTTTGGAGGAAATCCAGCAACATACAAACAGCCAATAAACACTACTTTTGAAGCCTTTACTTGGGACGATTTTAAAATAGACCAATTATTAGGAGAAGGTGCTTCTGGACATATTTCTAAAGCCAAATGGATCTCTAGAAACAAAGCTATTGCGCTTAAAATTTTTAAAGGCGATGTAACTAGCGATGGTTTACCTGACGATGAAATGGAAGTTTCTATAGCAGCCGGAGCACACGAAAGTTTAATCCCTGTGTTGGGAAAAATCAAGAATCATCCCGAGCAAAAAAATGGCTTGATAATGACTCTTATATCGCCTACTTATAAAAACTTAGGAAATCCGCCAAATTTTGCCACGTGTACTCGAGATGTATTTGATGATGAAACCGTATTTAATAGTTTAGATATTTTAAAAGTTGCAAGAAATATCGCATCTGTTTGTGAGCAAATACATAATAGAGGAATTAATCATGGTGATTTATATGCCCATAATATTTTAATAAATAATACAGCCGATTGTCTCTTAGGCGATTTTGGAGCGGCTACATTTTACGACAATAACACAAATCAGGCACAAAATATTCAACGTGTAGAAGTCCGTGCTTATGGTTGTTTACTAGAAGATTTATTATCTCTAGTTCCCGAAACAGAATTAACTCCAAAATTTAAAGCCTCTTGGCAAAAATTAATTGCAGATTGCATGCTTCCAGATGTAAAATCGCGACCCTCGTTTGCTGAACTTATTGCGCGTTTAACAATAATTAGTAAATAA
- a CDS encoding DUF6503 family protein gives MNKILAVSLISMSLLMSCKDEKKETNVEVKQDVPAQSVTQPQLKFKNKAHELVYEMTQNVGDYKMLLDKKDVVYTLTYQTPDGKEDIITEKYIFNGEWSYGRYTKHERTLPELKGIIEQGYDGNEYWLKQDGKIITDINALKRVAFNRPTNFYWFTMMAKLTDPGLNYEYVKTQKINDINYDVVKITFNSEDGKPKDTYQVYINPETKLVDQFLFTVMDFGKSDPLLMQLEYIDVDGVLIPAKRKYKASNWDAEVTDKPWINVNWTNIRFNNGLDQATFTK, from the coding sequence ATGAACAAAATTTTAGCAGTTAGTTTAATTTCAATGTCCCTTTTAATGTCTTGTAAAGACGAAAAAAAAGAGACTAATGTAGAAGTAAAACAAGATGTACCAGCACAAAGTGTAACGCAACCACAATTAAAGTTTAAAAATAAAGCACACGAGTTGGTGTATGAAATGACTCAAAACGTTGGTGATTATAAGATGCTTTTAGATAAAAAAGATGTGGTATATACATTAACTTACCAAACACCAGATGGTAAAGAAGATATCATTACTGAAAAATATATATTTAATGGCGAATGGTCTTATGGTAGGTATACTAAGCATGAAAGAACCTTGCCAGAGTTAAAAGGTATTATAGAACAAGGTTATGATGGTAATGAGTATTGGTTAAAACAGGATGGTAAAATTATTACTGATATAAATGCCTTAAAACGTGTAGCTTTTAATAGGCCTACAAACTTTTATTGGTTTACTATGATGGCTAAATTAACAGATCCCGGCTTAAATTATGAGTATGTAAAAACACAAAAAATAAATGATATAAATTACGATGTGGTTAAGATCACTTTTAATTCTGAAGACGGTAAACCCAAAGATACGTATCAAGTTTATATTAATCCAGAAACTAAATTAGTAGATCAGTTTTTATTTACTGTTATGGATTTTGGTAAATCAGATCCTTTACTTATGCAATTAGAATATATTGATGTAGATGGTGTCTTAATTCCTGCAAAACGAAAATATAAAGCTTCTAATTGGGATGCAGAGGTAACAGATAAACCATGGATTAATGTTAATTGGACCAACATTAGGTTTAATAATGGTTTGGATCAAGCAACATTTACGAAATAA
- a CDS encoding haloacid dehalogenase type II, which translates to MIKAVFFDMNETLLNLSLLKAQFDKHFDDAYVLKYWFTKLLYNSTVMGVMNCYENFGELADVALENLFFENDKPLSSETKAEILGAFKKLPAYKDVVPAINALKAQNIRVIAVSNSSLQMIKEQLTNANIIDLFDGYYSVDAVKKYKPFKDIYQYVAKQENLELKNIVMVATHDWDLFGAKNAGLTTAYVSRKVEIYHPHYLQPDLKASNLEDLIAKIITINSDL; encoded by the coding sequence ATGATTAAGGCTGTTTTTTTTGATATGAATGAAACTTTGTTAAACTTGAGTTTACTTAAGGCTCAGTTTGACAAGCATTTTGATGATGCATATGTGTTGAAATATTGGTTCACCAAATTACTATATAATTCTACCGTTATGGGAGTTATGAATTGTTATGAAAATTTTGGAGAACTGGCAGACGTTGCGTTAGAAAACCTGTTTTTTGAAAATGATAAACCTTTAAGCTCAGAAACTAAAGCAGAGATTCTTGGAGCATTTAAAAAATTACCAGCTTATAAAGATGTTGTGCCTGCTATAAATGCACTTAAAGCACAAAATATTCGTGTAATTGCAGTCTCTAATTCATCTTTACAAATGATAAAGGAGCAATTAACAAATGCTAATATCATTGATTTATTTGATGGATATTACTCGGTAGATGCTGTTAAGAAATACAAACCTTTTAAAGATATTTATCAGTATGTAGCCAAACAAGAAAATTTAGAACTTAAAAATATTGTTATGGTTGCTACACACGATTGGGATTTATTTGGCGCAAAAAACGCAGGGTTAACTACAGCTTATGTTAGTCGCAAAGTTGAAATATATCACCCGCATTATTTACAGCCCGATTTAAAGGCTTCTAATTTAGAAGATTTAATAGCTAAAATTATTACAATAAATTCGGATTTGTAA
- a CDS encoding formyltransferase family protein, translated as MNIKKNLKWAILLTGWGRNARDIIEAFNQGQLKRSDISLLIYQEEPCGAKELAEQYGIETLKVVRADFENAIAYQALLTTEIKKRDIDYIFMLNYKYIIQKDMLLAFPNRIINIHPSLFPSFLATKTAIQDALDFGVKVTGITTHIIDENIDEGVILAQKAIRVKDNDTFDTLYPKFAKHGKKIILKTITIIENMQLTL; from the coding sequence ATGAATATAAAAAAGAACCTTAAATGGGCAATTCTACTTACAGGTTGGGGGAGAAATGCTAGAGATATAATTGAAGCGTTTAATCAGGGACAATTAAAACGATCTGATATTTCATTATTAATTTATCAAGAAGAACCTTGTGGTGCAAAGGAGTTGGCAGAACAATATGGTATTGAAACTTTAAAAGTTGTTCGAGCAGATTTTGAAAACGCTATTGCCTATCAAGCCTTATTAACAACAGAAATTAAAAAGCGTGATATTGATTATATATTCATGCTTAATTATAAATACATCATCCAAAAGGATATGCTTTTAGCATTTCCAAACAGGATTATAAATATTCATCCGTCATTATTTCCAAGTTTTTTAGCCACAAAAACAGCTATACAAGATGCCTTAGATTTTGGAGTAAAAGTTACAGGGATTACCACTCATATTATTGATGAAAATATTGATGAAGGTGTAATCTTAGCGCAAAAAGCAATACGCGTAAAAGATAATGACACATTTGATACACTTTATCCAAAATTTGCTAAACATGGTAAAAAAATTATACTTAAAACCATTACTATTATTGAAAACATGCAATTAACTCTTTAG
- a CDS encoding MBOAT family O-acyltransferase: MVFNSLEFFIFLPTVFFLYWVVLKNHVKAQNILVLVASYIFYGMWDWRFLSLILLSTIVDYVVGINIYKHNVAAKRKLWIWVSVVFNIGLLGFFKYYNFFVDSWVHLFSSLGYTFKSTWTLRVILPVGISFYTFQTLSYSLDIYYKKLKPTTDFLSFATFVSFFPQLVAGPIERASNLMSQIISKRTFNYNQIVSGLKLILWGLFKKIVIADALGPIVDDIFFNYNAYPASTLILGVTLFSFQIYGDFSGYSDIAIGTSKLFGIELMSNFKYPNFARNVAEYWQRWHISLSNWFRHYLYIPLGGSRGNRITSLRNICIIFLVSGLWHGANWTFVFWGAFHAIAFIPVFLLGKNAVYKDTVIAQHTLFPTVKEIAQVLITFALVTFSRIFFRSESLSDAFAFISRLGSQFTYQTYIHPLGYRMIDYYILIILFVVYEYIIRKDERAPFKFKSKFVRFAMYTIVILAMLLFYDSQVDRSFIYFQF; this comes from the coding sequence ATGGTATTCAATTCTTTAGAGTTTTTTATTTTTCTACCTACGGTGTTCTTCTTGTATTGGGTAGTACTTAAAAACCATGTAAAAGCTCAAAATATTCTTGTTTTAGTTGCGAGTTATATTTTTTATGGGATGTGGGATTGGCGATTTTTATCATTAATTCTTTTAAGTACCATTGTAGATTATGTTGTAGGTATAAATATTTATAAACATAATGTTGCAGCAAAACGAAAACTTTGGATTTGGGTGAGCGTTGTATTTAATATTGGACTTTTAGGGTTTTTTAAATATTATAACTTTTTTGTTGATTCTTGGGTGCATCTATTTAGTAGTTTGGGATATACATTTAAAAGTACATGGACGTTACGAGTGATTTTACCTGTAGGAATCTCTTTTTATACATTTCAAACCCTATCGTATTCATTAGATATTTATTACAAAAAATTAAAACCAACAACAGATTTTTTATCCTTTGCTACGTTTGTTAGTTTTTTTCCGCAGTTAGTAGCCGGACCCATAGAGCGTGCTTCTAATTTAATGTCTCAAATAATTAGCAAACGTACATTTAACTATAACCAAATCGTCTCGGGTTTAAAATTAATTTTATGGGGATTATTTAAAAAAATTGTCATTGCAGATGCTTTAGGACCTATAGTAGATGATATTTTTTTTAATTATAATGCCTATCCTGCGTCTACATTAATATTAGGTGTAACCTTATTTAGTTTTCAAATTTATGGCGATTTTAGTGGATATTCAGATATTGCTATAGGGACGTCTAAACTTTTCGGAATAGAATTAATGTCTAATTTTAAATATCCAAATTTTGCTAGAAATGTAGCAGAATATTGGCAACGTTGGCACATTTCGTTATCTAATTGGTTTAGACATTATTTGTATATCCCGCTTGGAGGCTCTAGAGGTAATAGAATAACGTCTTTAAGAAATATTTGTATTATTTTCTTGGTTAGCGGTTTATGGCATGGAGCAAATTGGACTTTTGTGTTTTGGGGCGCTTTCCATGCTATAGCATTTATACCAGTATTTTTACTAGGGAAAAATGCTGTGTATAAAGATACTGTAATTGCACAACACACTTTATTTCCTACGGTTAAAGAAATTGCTCAAGTGCTAATAACGTTTGCTTTAGTAACTTTTTCAAGAATATTCTTTAGATCAGAATCCCTTTCAGATGCGTTTGCGTTTATATCTAGATTAGGGTCTCAATTTACATATCAAACCTACATTCATCCATTGGGTTATAGAATGATAGATTACTATATTTTAATTATTCTATTTGTGGTATATGAATATATAATTAGAAAAGATGAACGTGCTCCATTTAAGTTTAAATCTAAATTTGTACGTTTTGCAATGTATACTATTGTCATATTAGCTATGCTATTATTTTATGATAGTCAAGTAGATAGGTCTTTTATTTATTTTCAATTTTAA
- a CDS encoding GNAT family N-acetyltransferase encodes MKLIVSEINNEADFNTYLNVINTFEYINPFYKIWAANLEDVLEEKLRYFKAVSSEDDTQLLVVMPFLILDIEQNGVSTSYFDVKSPYGYSGPIFNEDLPDADLMMFWKLVDQWYLEHNVVTEFIRFSLNNNCKLYSGTLISALTNVKGEIISEEAQWNNFKSKVRNNYRKSTSEQLKVKFVQGDCDAETIALFHSIYIQTMARIHASKDYLYSLNYFKKIIEISKEEFLIVFVYAGDIAISVELILIAGDTLFSYLGGTLSEFFNLRPNDFLKINVINWARAHEYKYYVLGGGRTDGDNLYLYKKTFFPKDEDVIYYTGRKIINEKVYNKLSAMYFDTDVEHENYFPIYRKPIAI; translated from the coding sequence ATGAAATTAATTGTTTCCGAAATTAATAACGAAGCCGATTTTAACACCTATTTAAATGTTATAAACACATTTGAATATATTAATCCCTTTTATAAAATATGGGCGGCTAACCTTGAAGATGTATTAGAAGAAAAATTAAGATATTTTAAAGCTGTATCTAGTGAAGACGACACCCAATTATTAGTTGTAATGCCATTCTTAATTCTAGATATAGAGCAAAATGGAGTATCCACGTCTTATTTTGATGTGAAATCGCCCTATGGTTATAGTGGTCCTATTTTTAATGAGGACTTACCCGATGCAGATTTAATGATGTTTTGGAAATTAGTAGACCAATGGTACCTAGAACATAATGTCGTTACAGAGTTTATTCGGTTTAGTTTAAATAACAATTGTAAGCTGTATTCGGGGACTCTTATTTCTGCTTTAACCAACGTAAAAGGCGAAATTATTTCTGAAGAAGCACAATGGAATAATTTCAAATCAAAAGTGAGAAACAATTACCGAAAGAGTACTTCTGAGCAGTTAAAGGTGAAATTTGTACAAGGAGATTGTGATGCAGAAACCATTGCTTTATTTCATAGTATTTACATCCAAACAATGGCTCGTATACATGCGAGTAAAGATTATTTATATTCATTAAATTATTTTAAAAAAATTATAGAAATTAGTAAAGAAGAATTTTTAATTGTTTTTGTATATGCAGGAGACATTGCTATTTCGGTAGAACTAATTTTAATTGCAGGAGATACATTATTCTCTTATTTAGGAGGTACATTGTCTGAGTTTTTTAATTTAAGGCCTAACGATTTTCTTAAAATAAATGTGATAAATTGGGCTAGAGCACACGAGTATAAATATTATGTATTAGGAGGTGGGCGTACAGATGGTGATAATCTTTACCTGTATAAAAAAACATTTTTTCCAAAAGATGAAGATGTAATTTATTATACGGGAAGAAAAATTATTAACGAAAAGGTGTATAATAAATTAAGTGCAATGTATTTTGATACAGATGTAGAGCATGAAAATTATTTCCCCATATATAGAAAACCAATAGCTATATAA
- a CDS encoding septal ring lytic transglycosylase RlpA family protein, which yields MKYYIQCFLICCILLSTHLSTAQDIWSGKASFYSDSLQGNYTASGALYNKNAFTAAHLTLPFNTKVRVTNLSNNKSVVVIINDRGPYSNNRIIDLSKAAAKEIGLINDGVAEVKLEVLDNYFTR from the coding sequence ATGAAATATTACATTCAATGTTTTCTCATTTGCTGTATATTGCTAAGTACGCATTTAAGTACAGCACAGGATATATGGTCTGGTAAAGCTTCCTTTTATAGTGATTCATTACAAGGTAATTATACCGCTAGCGGTGCACTTTATAACAAAAATGCATTTACGGCTGCCCACCTTACCTTACCATTTAACACTAAGGTTAGAGTTACTAACCTTAGTAATAATAAATCTGTAGTCGTGATTATTAACGACCGTGGTCCTTATAGTAACAACAGAATTATAGATTTATCTAAAGCGGCAGCAAAAGAAATTGGCCTAATTAACGATGGTGTCGCTGAAGTTAAACTTGAAGTACTTGATAACTATTTTACCAGATAG
- a CDS encoding DUF4251 domain-containing protein, with protein MKTYIIACFVLMFSINLGFSQTKAERKALKQEKKEQEYSAVKTLLETSKFTFEADWATTQGGRRISLIGNPNYLKVNDSITEADMPYFGVAHIASYGGDGGINFEGPYKEYSLKYNDKKHTGTIKFDISNDSENFNITLTMYGPDSATLFVNSSNRNSITFDGILKPLEIKTE; from the coding sequence ATGAAAACCTATATAATTGCTTGTTTTGTATTAATGTTTAGTATTAATTTAGGGTTCTCTCAAACTAAAGCCGAAAGAAAAGCTCTTAAACAAGAAAAAAAAGAACAAGAATACAGTGCCGTAAAAACACTTTTAGAAACTTCTAAATTTACTTTTGAGGCTGACTGGGCCACAACTCAAGGTGGTAGACGCATAAGTTTAATAGGAAACCCAAATTACCTTAAAGTTAACGACTCCATTACAGAAGCCGATATGCCATATTTTGGTGTAGCGCATATTGCTAGTTATGGTGGTGATGGTGGTATTAATTTTGAAGGTCCTTACAAAGAATATTCGTTAAAATATAACGACAAAAAACACACGGGAACTATTAAGTTTGATATTAGTAATGACTCTGAAAATTTCAATATTACTTTAACCATGTATGGTCCAGATTCTGCTACTTTATTTGTAAATAGTAGTAATAGAAATAGTATTACTTTTGACGGTATACTAAAACCACTAGAAATAAAAACAGAATAG
- a CDS encoding glycoside hydrolase family 1 protein has product MKSKQFPKHFKWGVTISSYQNEGAYNTHGKGPSIWDTFTNRRTFKKGNGNTATDFYSNYKEDIAHVKALNLDCFRFSLSWSRIFPDGEGKINPEGVQFYHHVIDHALEHNLEPWITLYHWDLPQALQNKGGWVNREILNWFESYVEFCTKEYGHKVNTWIILNEPMSFIGLGYYMGIHAPGKKGISNFLPASHHAALCQSLGGRIVRKNVENAVIGTTFSCSYVRPFNRRVMHKHAAVRIDALLNRFFIEPALGMGYPLDAFAGLNFMSKYMKPGDEDMLPFDFDFIGVQYYFKVVAKFSLLPPILFATEVPADKRNVKLNAMNLEIYPKGLYKMLEKFNAYPGVKAIYITESGVCFEDELIDGKINDKQRISYFKKTFKYTFKAIENNMPIKGYFIWTLVDNFEWAEGTKPRFGIIHTNFNTQKRTIKKSGLWIKRFLSKRNTK; this is encoded by the coding sequence GTGAAATCAAAACAATTTCCAAAACACTTTAAATGGGGCGTCACCATATCGTCTTATCAAAATGAAGGCGCTTATAACACTCACGGCAAAGGACCTTCAATATGGGATACGTTTACCAATAGAAGAACTTTTAAAAAAGGAAATGGAAATACGGCTACAGATTTTTATTCAAATTATAAAGAAGATATAGCCCATGTTAAGGCTTTAAACCTAGATTGTTTTCGCTTTTCTTTATCGTGGTCTAGAATTTTCCCTGACGGAGAAGGTAAGATAAATCCGGAAGGCGTACAATTTTATCACCATGTTATAGACCATGCTTTAGAACATAATTTAGAACCTTGGATCACCTTATATCATTGGGATTTACCTCAAGCTTTACAAAATAAAGGTGGCTGGGTAAATCGTGAAATTTTAAATTGGTTTGAAAGTTATGTCGAGTTTTGTACCAAAGAATATGGCCATAAAGTTAACACATGGATTATCCTTAATGAACCCATGAGCTTTATAGGTTTAGGCTATTATATGGGCATACACGCGCCTGGTAAAAAAGGCATTTCAAACTTTCTTCCTGCCTCTCATCATGCTGCACTTTGTCAATCCTTAGGTGGTCGGATAGTTAGAAAAAATGTTGAAAATGCTGTAATAGGAACTACATTTTCCTGTTCGTATGTGCGTCCATTTAACCGCCGTGTTATGCATAAACATGCCGCCGTACGTATTGATGCTTTATTAAATCGATTTTTTATTGAGCCCGCTTTAGGTATGGGATATCCTTTAGATGCTTTTGCCGGCTTAAATTTTATGTCGAAGTATATGAAACCTGGAGATGAAGACATGTTACCATTCGACTTCGATTTTATTGGGGTACAATACTATTTTAAAGTGGTAGCTAAATTTAGTTTACTCCCTCCTATTTTGTTTGCTACTGAAGTGCCTGCCGATAAAAGGAATGTTAAACTAAACGCGATGAACTTGGAAATTTACCCGAAAGGCTTATACAAAATGTTAGAAAAATTTAACGCCTATCCAGGTGTTAAAGCTATTTATATTACAGAATCTGGGGTGTGTTTTGAAGATGAATTAATCGATGGAAAAATAAATGATAAACAGCGCATATCGTACTTCAAGAAAACTTTTAAATATACCTTTAAAGCAATTGAAAATAATATGCCCATAAAAGGCTATTTTATATGGACTTTAGTAGATAACTTTGAATGGGCCGAAGGCACTAAACCTCGATTTGGCATTATCCACACCAATTTTAACACCCAAAAACGCACCATTAAAAAGTCAGGGTTATGGATAAAACGATTTTTAAGTAAACGCAATACCAAATAA
- a CDS encoding LLM class flavin-dependent oxidoreductase: protein MSPSKLNHIKFSVLDLVPITKGNTQQQAMHNALNLAQHVEALGYSRYWISEHHNMDSLVSSATVVLLGFIAQGTSKIKVGSGGIMLPNHAPLVVAEQFGTLETLYPGRIDLGLGRAPGTDQRTAMALRRDRQESVQDFPNNIQELQDYFENEDLGHPVRAIPGEGLDVPIYLLGSSTFSADLAAKKGLPYAFASHFAPAQLFDALHIYNNAFTPNSKHQKPYSMACVNVIAADTDAEAKVLATSLFQLAMGIITNVRRPLQPPVQSMDGIWNEQQQAMIMNMLHYTFIGSKATIEKEISDFVAKTQVQELIVVSHIYDHEARKKSYEILSEIF from the coding sequence ATGAGCCCAAGTAAATTGAATCACATAAAATTTTCGGTATTAGATTTAGTTCCTATAACTAAAGGCAATACACAGCAACAAGCCATGCATAATGCTTTAAATTTAGCACAACATGTAGAGGCTTTAGGGTATTCGCGCTATTGGATTTCTGAACACCATAATATGGATAGTTTAGTGAGTTCTGCCACAGTAGTTTTATTAGGATTTATTGCTCAGGGCACATCTAAAATAAAAGTAGGGTCTGGAGGTATAATGTTACCAAATCATGCGCCTTTAGTGGTGGCAGAACAATTTGGAACGTTAGAAACGTTATACCCAGGACGTATAGATTTAGGTTTAGGGCGTGCACCAGGAACAGATCAGCGTACCGCAATGGCATTACGTCGCGATAGGCAAGAGAGCGTTCAGGATTTTCCGAATAATATTCAAGAATTACAAGATTATTTTGAAAATGAAGATTTAGGGCATCCTGTAAGGGCGATTCCTGGCGAAGGTCTAGATGTGCCTATTTATCTATTAGGTTCTAGTACATTTAGTGCCGATTTAGCGGCGAAAAAAGGCTTGCCGTATGCGTTTGCAAGTCATTTTGCCCCAGCACAGTTATTCGATGCCTTACATATTTATAATAATGCATTTACTCCAAATTCTAAACACCAAAAGCCTTATAGTATGGCGTGTGTAAATGTTATTGCTGCAGACACAGATGCTGAAGCTAAAGTTTTAGCAACGAGTTTATTTCAATTGGCTATGGGGATTATAACTAATGTACGCCGACCTTTACAACCACCTGTACAATCTATGGATGGTATATGGAACGAGCAGCAACAAGCCATGATTATGAATATGTTGCATTATACATTTATAGGATCTAAAGCTACAATTGAAAAAGAGATTTCAGATTTTGTTGCCAAAACTCAAGTACAAGAACTTATTGTCGTTTCGCATATTTATGATCATGAGGCACGTAAAAAATCTTATGAAATATTGAGTGAAATATTTTAA
- a CDS encoding GNAT family N-acetyltransferase has product MHIRKATRTDSKAIAELLLTAMETIVYEFIGVADYNEALAFLEHFTKQQNNQYSYQNCYVVENEHQVIAAINCYDGACLASLRQSIQQYINSHYNSTLNPEDETEPGEIYIDSFAVIKSEQGKGIGAMLLKFIIQTYVYKQHNILGLLVEEHNPKAENLYINLGFKIVGTRCLVGKRLKHLQYTA; this is encoded by the coding sequence ATGCATATTCGAAAAGCTACTCGTACTGATTCTAAAGCTATTGCCGAGTTACTACTTACTGCTATGGAAACTATTGTTTATGAATTTATTGGAGTTGCAGATTACAACGAAGCCTTAGCGTTTTTAGAGCACTTTACAAAGCAGCAAAACAATCAGTATTCATATCAGAATTGTTATGTTGTTGAAAATGAACATCAAGTTATAGCAGCTATTAATTGTTACGATGGCGCATGTTTAGCATCATTAAGACAGTCCATACAACAATATATAAACTCACATTACAACTCAACCTTAAACCCTGAAGATGAAACTGAACCTGGCGAAATATATATTGACTCTTTCGCTGTAATAAAAAGTGAACAAGGTAAAGGTATTGGAGCAATGCTTTTAAAGTTTATCATTCAAACCTATGTTTATAAACAGCATAACATTTTGGGATTACTTGTAGAAGAACACAATCCTAAAGCCGAAAACTTATATATAAACCTTGGTTTTAAAATAGTAGGTACAAGGTGTCTTGTTGGTAAACGCCTCAAACATCTTCAGTATACAGCTTAA